The sequence below is a genomic window from Humulus lupulus chromosome 3, drHumLupu1.1, whole genome shotgun sequence.
tcacattattcgagaatatgtggccaggggagatgtgaaggttatgaagattgcatctgaagaaaatcttgtggatccgtttacaaagacactaccagaagctacatttgataagcatatcaaggaaatgggattagtagaattaaggcattagtttcaattagtgcaagtgggagtttgttggggttttatgccctaattaaaactcaaattctttgtaatctcattttattatcaataaaataatataaatcattttttgacttggtcaatcactttgctcacatgttttattttcatgattatttgtttaatataaacttctattaaatcccgagcatatagctaatcttatttatagtgacataatcatagtggaatataaatatgattatatgttcaaaataagttagtcctaagattagtcagtgcacatgatttacactgacttgccaatctacgatatgatctacttacacataacaatgttatgttctttctagaacattagcaaagtagataagatcggatgtatttgttacatcggactggaccgatattgacagttgataggataagtaaacataccgttattatctattctagtcatatcatatagttgaccataggtcaattcaatctcaattatgagtggttaacattctaactgattgtattactTGAGTTCTTTGacatgttcgttaccagcttaccttacggactagcccatacttatatcttaggaactcggtagtataattgagtgggagtgttaatcatatatatgaacatctatagcttctgatgaataagtgaaacgatagtttccttttagtttggttcaaggtgttaaatgatagagatctcatttcagtaatcaatattagtttactgaaatatcatttacaaggaactaagtgttttaaggataaaatacaatgaagggtaaaacggtattttagtcccatctcattgtagaccgtctatagaggattgagtgaaaattatggttgtaacaatggataattaatagcgcatctatatttgttatagagtgttctatgaattcaatagtgcaatttcgagtctttagtggagtcacgagaaattaataagttagtaaatttatttgttggatttatgataacttattggagcttgatttcataggcccatggtcctcactgtaccttggataaaatcatctagatagtctcaattaattgatttatttatcaattagaattatcaaagttgaccaggttaattttggatagtttcacagagttatgtaattttaagaagaaaagaaaaattatgaaagatttattaattaagataaattggtatataaattaataaataagtttaaatcaaggttcaaattataaataattaatttgataaaggatttaaataattatttaattaattaaatcaatagaaaataatacagaccttgattttaagtccaacgaacttataattaaatgggaaatttcacaagcctaaagcccatgataatttcgacctagggttgttaattgactattactttattgattttttaattaaataaatgacctaattgagtctataaaatgaatgttaagtgAGAAATGAAATCAGACGACacacactggttttctgatatgttttagattctctctaaacataagtcattttctaagctttattgttcttttctcttctactctctatatctatctcatgtgttgagaattgtccactctagtctaggtgattctaaggatactttggaagactatgaagacaattgaagatcagttcagtttgttgataatactctgtgacagaaaggatacaagtgttagagaaactgaaggaatgacttattcattccgctgcatataatgtaagtattcttatcattatttcttttttaattccattttagaaacatgttctaggttatctcatattaatttgtttaatattagatctacatgaaaataaataaagatcatgtataagttttcctaacagttGATCCTCCGGGTTCTAGGCCTGatgatttcagcttgaacgagcgtgaactttatctAGCAAAGTTTATTTGGAAGTTTAGGCTGACCACcttatgaagaatagggtgggccgaccacccctaggggttggggtcaggccgaccacccctaagggctaaggccaggccgaccacccctatggGGTTTAGGCctagtcgacttccctataggtcctggacttATCTTTTtggctcatcggtcttttttctatttttaatcatTCTTCCCTGATTTTTGATGCCACGTgccactttctcattcgccacgtcatccctgGGATTTTTTTAGGGATATTTTTACAATTTAGtctttttttatgtaaattttgatatttataagcTCTAAACTTTGTAAGTTACTactttttatgtaaattttgacATTTATGTTTTCTAAATGAAATTctgtattttaatattaccaagtgatttaaaataaaaaatttaattaaatgtggaatactgattaagttgtttagacaGATTTCAGTTTTGTTCACACTACTTTTGCAACTGTTTAAACGGAAACAGAAAAACAGGTAAAAATTCAACacacgagaatttttacgtggttcagaaatcttttcagataacctacatccacggggccacgcccagagaataaaccaattagtaaagaaacaatgtgtacaaaagcattaactttaacaatgtaagactccctcttaaactattgccgcaatcttgttgtactcttctctacgaaactggttttgatgaaacgctgattctcttgaactcccttcaaagaatagcgagtgctcacttcctcccgaagtgagacttagatagaatcctctcctgaagatccttatgaacacgttcataATAGACACTACATGTTTACAAtagactagatagatatccacaagtacactcagcactctcacaaagattaaggtgaacaaacttagtCTCTACAAATAaggacactcttcaaaataacataatgtttacaaatattcaaaatggaagaggtgaaaattccaaagggccttggcaagatatttataggcagggaaatcgtccaatgccatcattttctggtatctttgaaatcaatttgcgaattccttttatttaggaaatcagccagccaaatgaattctgtgtcgacagaaaagaaaactgatgagtcagcaatgtaatcagttttatctggcagaacgaacatgatcatttcttttgaccatgttcatttttgataccttctttattccagaataaacataatccctgaaaataatctcaagataattgcaatacatatttttaccaaatattgattatttgtgataaataaggtaaaaaaatatattcacacttaaaagatattttcacactagAAAATTAGCTAAATCAATTTGATATTTAAACCATGAATCAATAAGgagatatgctactgattttccttaataactttaaaatatttttttctaaattaaagttagccaataaaggattttacaatctccccctttggcaacttgatagacaaaaatattttaagagtttattttgaaaGATCCTGCAAAGACAAACCAGGTTAGAGAAAATAGTAATGAAATTACTCCCCCTGCGAAATGCGTCTCAATTGTACCAAGGATCACAAACATGAAAACAAAATAAACCTGTTCAAAATAAACCAACCTTCttactcccccttgttgtctagcaataagccaaaggagtaaTAACACAGACAAAAGAAACCAAATGAAAAGACACCAAACAAcgttcttttacaatttatttaaacCAAAAAAGAGAAACACAAAACAAAGTAGAAATAGATGGCCTTATTTGGAAGGACCTGCAGCAAATTGAGACATCATGGTCGAGAGACAATTCTTGAGACTGAAAACTTCTGTCTAAACAGATTCCAGAGTGGCCTTGACACCAACGAGTTCAGTAATGACAGAATCAGCATCGCCAGCCTTGAGAGTAATCCCTTTAGTTGTCTTGACTAATGAGGATTCcttcttgagtttgtaatctaCACCGGCAGTGGGAGGTATCACGATTTCATATTCCAACCGGAGAGACTTTTGAGAATCAAGCAACTTGTAGATCAAATGAGGAAACAccaaatattggcctttctttttGGCTTTTCCTAAGGCAGTGATCTGATCAAAAATGAGAGTGGCAAGATCAACTTGGAGACCAGTCCCAACTTTGTATAGAAAGAAGACCGTGTCAAAGGTAATGGTAGAGGTAtgagtggggggggggggggggggaatccaGTTGTTGGTGGCAAATTTGTGTAGCACAGCATAGTAATGAGTAAGATCGGTCACCTTGAGAACCGAGTGTTGTTCCCAAACCATATTCTGTCCCACCAACTCAGATAGAACCTTGTCTTTGTTGAAATCCACATCAACATTGATAACAACAGGAGGCAAATTGAGAACCTTGGTAATCTCAGCAGCACTAAACAAATACCAATGTCCCCGAACATAAACTTGACCAAACATAAAAGACTTgctatcaaacaaatcatcattaAGATTAGCATAGAATTCTTGAACAACCCAAGGAACAAAACCATCAAACCCAGTTAAAGAACCTAACCACCCTCGATCTTCAATATTCTTAATGACCCCAAACACTCTATGGGCAGAAAAGTAAAAAAATTTCTCACAGATAAAATCATGGTGCacataatgcttcatatttttctcattgtcaTTGAAACAGAAATTCAAAGAGTGAGCTTTAAAGGTTGAACCTGGAGAGGCTTTAGGATCCACTGGTGACTTTGTGCGAATCTCAGGAATTTTCACAGCTTTCTTTCCCTTTGGAGAAACAGGAGGGTCCTCTGATGGGACAGACTTGACTTCAGATGCAACATCATCATCAATAGAGGGATCATCTTCAAGGGGATCATCATCAAAGGGAACCAAAGCTTCAGATGGATCAATTTCAGAAGAGGAACAGGGTGGAGGAATCTTCTTCACCTTCGACCGAAACTTGGAACGTGGAGTGGAACCCACAGGAGAAGAGGCCTTTGGAGAGGAAACCAAAGGATTATTACCTTTGTACCAAGGAGATTTTCGAGAAAAGGAGACATGGAACCACCCTTTGCTTCTTTTTTTTCTTAGGTGCAAGAACATCAGG
It includes:
- the LOC133824148 gene encoding uncharacterized protein LOC133824148, whose amino-acid sequence is MQREPSARIKKNHPSDLILGDIEESMVTRKKYVNLVQFEFVKQMTDEFEMSMVGELNYFLGLQVKHSEDGTFISQISSLSRAIMVKTRGSGSWSVKDFKAGSLTASPSLTKKKARKSTLSQPSLIDGSITTSKAVVILDLEAPKVSYGPPSSVTPLTSVPGSSKKVRASLSVISLIMMVIRPKPILTPLNPLMFLHLRKKRSKGWFHVSFSRKSPWYKGNNPLVSSPKASSPVGSTPRSKFRSKVKKIPPPCSSSEIDPSEALVPFDDDPLEDDPSIDDDVASEVKSVPSEDPPVSPKGKKAVKIPEIRTKSPVDPKASPGSTFKAHSLNFCFNDNEKNMKHYVHHDFICEKFFYFSAHRVFGVIKNIEDRGWLGSLTGFDGFVPWVVQEFYANLNDDLFDSKSFMFGQVYVRGHWYLFSAAEITKVLNLPPVVINVDVDFNKDKVLSELVGQNMVWEQHSVLKVTDLTHYYAVLHKFATNNWIPPPPPPTHTSTITFDTVFFLYKVGTGLQVDLATLIFDQITALGKAKKKGQYLVFPHLIYKLLDSQKSLRLEYEIVIPPTAGVDYKLKKESSLVKTTKGITLKAGDADSVITELVGVKATLESV